A genomic stretch from Campylobacter lari subsp. concheus includes:
- a CDS encoding twin-arginine translocase TatA/TatE family subunit has protein sequence MHMPSGTQWLIILLIVVLLFGAKKIPELAKGLGKGIKTFKDEMNTEDDKKIVQEDAQKIEKINEKDVLVKENNEEIKKA, from the coding sequence ATGCATATGCCAAGTGGAACTCAGTGGTTGATTATATTGCTTATAGTAGTGTTGCTTTTTGGTGCTAAAAAAATTCCAGAACTTGCTAAAGGTTTAGGAAAAGGTATTAAAACTTTTAAAGACGAAATGAACACAGAAGATGATAAAAAAATTGTTCAAGAAGATGCGCAAAAAATTGAAAAAATCAATGAAAAAGATGTTCTTGTAAAAGAAAATAACGAAGAAATAAAAAAAGCTT
- a CDS encoding deoxyguanylate kinase / guanylate kinase: protein MSGQILIISGPSGAGKSSLLQRLFKEKDNIYFSISSTTRAPRENEKNGVDYFFVSEEEFKQGIEKGDFLEWALVHKNYYGTSLIPVKKALQEGKSVIFDIDVQGFCIAKEKMPEYITSVFITTKNKKELEKRLLKRNTDKIEDISKRLENASDEMTYLDRYDFLIINDDLEKSYRELETVFEASKLKSTKHDLKQIQIQWNKGE, encoded by the coding sequence TTGAGTGGCCAAATTTTAATCATCTCAGGACCAAGTGGAGCAGGTAAGAGTAGCTTGCTTCAAAGACTTTTTAAAGAAAAAGATAATATTTATTTTTCTATTTCAAGCACAACAAGAGCTCCTAGAGAAAATGAAAAAAATGGAGTGGATTATTTTTTTGTTAGTGAAGAAGAATTTAAGCAAGGTATAGAAAAAGGCGATTTTTTAGAATGGGCTTTGGTACATAAAAATTATTACGGTACTTCGTTAATCCCTGTAAAAAAAGCATTGCAAGAGGGTAAAAGTGTCATTTTTGATATCGATGTGCAAGGTTTTTGTATAGCTAAAGAAAAAATGCCTGAATACATTACTTCTGTTTTTATTACAACCAAAAATAAAAAAGAACTTGAAAAAAGATTGCTTAAGCGAAATACTGATAAAATAGAAGATATTAGCAAAAGATTAGAAAATGCTAGCGATGAAATGACTTATTTAGACCGATATGATTTTTTAATCATAAATGATGATCTTGAAAAAAGTTATAGGGAGTTAGAAACGGTTTTTGAAGCTTCAAAATTAAAAAGTACAAAACATGATTTAAAACAAATTCAAATTCAATGGAATAAAGGAGAATAA